In the genome of Nycticebus coucang isolate mNycCou1 chromosome 12, mNycCou1.pri, whole genome shotgun sequence, one region contains:
- the GRID2IP gene encoding delphilin isoform X1: MSETGLATLLSPHQARVQRLSSAAELKRPPKEATMSCLGIFIPKKHRARFDEVVSQGLLGKLCRARRAQGAQRLRRSRSEERPERLLVSTRASAPPRRPDEPPPRKAASLVGGRAGPGGAQRTVRVYKGNKSFGFTLRGHGPVWIESVLPGSPADNAALKSGDRILFLNGLDMRNCSHDKVVSMLQGSGAMPTLVVEEGLIPFASDSDSLDSPNPSSALTSLQWVAEILPSSIRVQGRTFSQQLEHLLTPPERYGVCRALESFFQHRNIDTLIVDVYPVLDTPAKQVLWQFIYQLLTYEEQELCQEKIACFLGYSAMTAEPEPELDLEPEPDLEPEPTPELQPRSSLRGSSMCCRSLRSQGMEAGLSCGPGDCPEMPLPLIPGERQAGDGTSLPETPNPKMMSAVYAELESRLNSSFKGKMGTVSKSRASPPGPSPAVTAGPRILSGISWPSEQLLPSPCYHPLCSGALASPSSSESHPYASLDSSRAPSPQPVPDSPPSPDPGRPPSHRKLFTFSRPMRSRDTDRFLDVLSEQLGPRVTIVDDFLTPENDYEEMSFHDDQGSFITNERSSASDCVSSSEEGSSLTYSSISDHIPPPPLSPPPPPPLPFHDPKPSSRPSDGPRGPTQALAKPLTQLSHPVPPPPPPPLPPPVPCAPPLLSRGLGHRRSETSHMSVKRLRWEQVENSEGTIWGQLGEDSDYDKLSDMVKYLDLELHFGTQKPAISLPEPMPRPEPFKKKEVVEILSHKKAYNTSILLAHLKLSPAELRQVLMNMEPGRLEPAHLAQLLLFAPDADEEQRYQAFREAPGRLSEPDQFVLQMLSVPEYKTRLRSLHFQATLQEKTEEIRGSLECLRQASHELKNSRKLAKILEFVLAMGNYLNDGQPKTNKTTGFKINFLTELNSTKTVDGKSTFLHILAKSLSQHFPELLGFAQDLPTVPLAAKVNQRALTSDLADLHGTISEIQAACQSMSPSNEDKFAVVMASFLETAQPALRALDGLQREAMEELSKALAFFGEDSKATTSEAFFGIFAEFMSKFERALSDLQAGEGPRSSGMVSPLAW, encoded by the exons GATCTTCATCCCGAAGAAGCACCGAGCGCGCTTCGACGAGGTGGTGTCGCAGGGGCTGCTGGGCAAACTGTGCCGCGCGCGGCGGGCGCAGGGCGCGCAAAGACTGCGCCGGAGCCGCAGCGAGGAGCGGCCCGAGCGCCTCCTGGTGTCCACGCGCGCTAGCGCCCCGCCGCGCCGCCCGGACGAGCCGCCCCCGCGCAAGGCCGCCTCGCTGGTGGGCGGCCGCGCAGGCCCAGGGGGCGCCCAAAG gACTGTTCGAGTCTACAAGGGCAACAAGAGCTTCGGCTTCACCCTTCGTGGCCACGGGCCTGTCTGGATCGAGTCTGTCCTGCCTG GGAGCCCAGCTGACAATGCTGCCCTCAAGTCAGGTGACCGGATCCTCTTTCTCAACGGACTGGATATGAG GAACTGCTCCCACGACAAGGTGGTGTCCATGCTGCAGGGGAGTGGAGCAATGCCCACGCTGGTTGTGGAGGAAGGGCTCATCCCATTTGCTAGCG ACTCTGATTCTTTGGATTCCCCCAACCCATCATCAGCGCTCACCTCCCTGCAGTGGGTTGCAGAGATCCTACCGTCCAGCATTCGAGTCCAAGGACGGACCTTCAGCCAGCAGCTAGAGCATCTGCTCACACCTCCTGAGCGCTATGGGGTGTGCCGGGCCCTGGAGAGCTTCTTCCAGCACAG AAACATTGACACCCTCATTGTTGATGTCTACCCTGTTCTGGACACACCTGCCAAGCAGGTCCTTTGGCAGTTTATTTACCAGCTGCTGACCTATGAAGAGCAGGAGCTCTGTCAGGAGAAAATTGCATGCTTCCTGGGCTACTCAGCCATGACAG CAGAACCAGAGCCTGAACTGGACCTGGAGCCTGAGCCTGACCTGGAACCAGAGCctactcctgagctccagccacGGAGCTCCCTGAGAGGCTCCTCAATGTGCTGCCGCAGCCTTCGATCCCAGGGCATGGAAGCTGGCCTCAGCTGCG GTCCTGGTGACTGCCCTGAGATGCCTCTTCCTCTGATCCCAGGCGAGCGCCAGGCAGGTGATGGCACGTCCCTCCCTGAGACTCCCAACCCCAAAATG ATGTCAGCCGTCTATGCAGAGCTTGAGTCTCGTCTGAACAGCAGCTTCAAAGGGAAGATGGGAACTGTGTCCAAATCCCGGGCATCCCCACCAGGCCCCAGCCCGGCAGTCACTGCAG GACCCAGGATCCTATCCGGCATCTCGTGGCCCAGTGAGCAGCTCCTGCCCTCCCCCTGCTACCACCCGCTGTGCTCAGGGGCCCTGGCCTCCCCCAGCAGCTCCGAGTCCCACCCCTATGCCAGCCTGGACAGCAGCAGGGCACCTTCCCCACAGCCAGTCCCTGACAGCCCCCCCAGCCCAGACCCTGGCCGCCCACCCAGCCACAGGAAGCTCTTCACCTTCTCTCGGCCCATGCGAAGCCGAGATACGGATCGCTTCCTGGATGTGTTGAGTGAGCAGCTGGGTCCCCGAGTCACCATCGTGGATGATTTCTTGACCCCCGAGAATGACTACGAGGAG ATGAGTTTCCACGATGACCAGGGCAGCTTTATAACCAACGAACGGAGCAGCGCTAGCGACTGTGTCAGCAGCAGCGAGGAAGGCAGCTCCTTGACCTATTCCTCCATCTCTGAccacatccccccacccccactcagcCCCCCACCACCGCCACCCCTGCCTTTTCATGACCCCAAGCCCAGTTCTCGCCCCTCTGATGGGCCCCGGGGCCCCACTCAGGCACTGGCAAAGCCCCTTACCCAACTCAGTCACCCAgtccctccaccaccaccaccgcccTTGCCCCCACCCGTGCCCTGTGCACCTCCCTTACTATCTCGGGGCCTGGGTCACCGGCGCAGTGAGACCAGCCACATGAGTGTCAAGCGCTTGCGGTGGGAGCAGGTGGAGAATTCAGAAGGCACCATCTGGGGTCAG CTTGGGGAAGACTCTGACTACGATAAGCTGAGTGACATGGTGAAATACCTTGACCTGGAGCTCCACTTTGGCACCCAGAAACCTGCTA TTTCCCTTCCAGAGCCGATGCCCAGGCCCGAGCCCTTCAAGAAGAAGGAGGTGGTGGAGATCCTGTCCCATAAGAAGGCCTACAACACCT CCATCCTCCTGGCGCACTTGAAGCTGAGCCCAGCGGAGCTGCGGCAGGTGCTCATGAACATGGAGCCTGGGCGCCTGGAACCTGCGCATCTGGCGCAGCTGCTGCTCTTTGCACCTGACGCCGACGAGGAACAGCGCTACCAAGCCTTCCGCGAGGCGCCCGGTCGCCTCAGCGAGCCAGACCAGTTCGTCCTGCAG ATGCTTTCGGTTCCCGAATACAAGACCCGACTGCGCAGCCTCCACTTTCAGGCCACCCTTCAGGAAAAAACAGAGGAGATCAGAGGCAGCCTCGAGTGCTTGCGCCAGGCCTCCCATGAGCTCAAGAATAGCCGGAAGCTCGCCAAAATCTTGGAG TTTGTGTTGGCCATGGGAAACTATCTTAACGATGGACAGCCCAAAACCAACAAGACCACAGGCTTCAAGATCAATTTTTTGACAGAG CTGAACTCCACCAAGACGGTGGATGGGAAGTCCACCTTCCTGCACATCCTTGCCAAATCACTGAGCCAGCATTTCCCTGAACTCTTGGGCTTTGCTCAGGACCTGCCcactgtgcccttggctgccaaaG TGAACCAACGAGCATTGACCAGTGATCTGGCTGACCTCCACGGCACCATCAGTGAGATACAGGCCGCCTGCCAGAGCATGTCCCCCTCCAATGAGGACAAGTTTGCTGTCGTCATGGCA TCCTTCCTGGAGACAGCCCAGCCAGCACTTCGGGCACTGGATGGGCTGCAGCGTGAGGCCATGGAGGAGCTGAGCAAGGCACTGGCCTTCTTTGGGGAGGATTCTAAGGCGACTACCTCTGAAGCATTCTTTGGCATCTTCGCAGAGTTCATGAGCAAGTTTGAG CGAGCACTCAGCGACTTGCAGGCCGGAGAGGGCCCACGCAGCTCCGGGATGGTTTCTCCCCTGGCCTGGTGA
- the GRID2IP gene encoding delphilin isoform X7, which yields MGKDQGFSRHFRIFIPKKHRARFDEVVSQGLLGKLCRARRAQGAQRLRRSRSEERPERLLVSTRASAPPRRPDEPPPRKAASLVGGRAGPGGAQRTVRVYKGNKSFGFTLRGHGPVWIESVLPGSPADNAALKSGDRILFLNGLDMRNCSHDKVVSMLQGSGAMPTLVVEEGLIPFASDSDSLDSPNPSSALTSLQWVAEILPSSIRVQGRTFSQQLEHLLTPPERYGVCRALESFFQHRNIDTLIVDVYPVLDTPAKQVLWQFIYQLLTYEEQELCQEKIACFLGYSAMTAEPEPELDLEPEPDLEPEPTPELQPRSSLRGSSMCCRSLRSQGMEAGLSCGPGDCPEMPLPLIPGERQAGDGTSLPETPNPKMMSAVYAELESRLNSSFKGKMGTVSKSRASPPGPSPAVTAGPRILSGISWPSEQLLPSPCYHPLCSGALASPSSSESHPYASLDSSRAPSPQPVPDSPPSPDPGRPPSHRKLFTFSRPMRSRDTDRFLDVLSEQLGPRVTIVDDFLTPENDYEEMSFHDDQGSFITNERSSASDCVSSSEEGSSLTYSSISDHIPPPPLSPPPPPPLPFHDPKPSSRPSDGPRGPTQALAKPLTQLSHPVPPPPPPPLPPPVPCAPPLLSRGLGHRRSETSHMSVKRLRWEQVENSEGTIWGQLGEDSDYDKLSDMVKYLDLELHFGTQKPAKPMPRPEPFKKKEVVEILSHKKAYNTSILLAHLKLSPAELRQVLMNMEPGRLEPAHLAQLLLFAPDADEEQRYQAFREAPGRLSEPDQFVLQMLSVPEYKTRLRSLHFQATLQEKTEEIRGSLECLRQASHELKNSRKLAKILEFVLAMGNYLNDGQPKTNKTTGFKINFLTELNSTKTVDGKSTFLHILAKSLSQHFPELLGFAQDLPTVPLAAKVNQRALTSDLADLHGTISEIQAACQSMSPSNEDKFAVVMASFLETAQPALRALDGLQREAMEELSKALAFFGEDSKATTSEAFFGIFAEFMSKFERALSDLQAGEGPRSSGMVSPLAW from the exons GATCTTCATCCCGAAGAAGCACCGAGCGCGCTTCGACGAGGTGGTGTCGCAGGGGCTGCTGGGCAAACTGTGCCGCGCGCGGCGGGCGCAGGGCGCGCAAAGACTGCGCCGGAGCCGCAGCGAGGAGCGGCCCGAGCGCCTCCTGGTGTCCACGCGCGCTAGCGCCCCGCCGCGCCGCCCGGACGAGCCGCCCCCGCGCAAGGCCGCCTCGCTGGTGGGCGGCCGCGCAGGCCCAGGGGGCGCCCAAAG gACTGTTCGAGTCTACAAGGGCAACAAGAGCTTCGGCTTCACCCTTCGTGGCCACGGGCCTGTCTGGATCGAGTCTGTCCTGCCTG GGAGCCCAGCTGACAATGCTGCCCTCAAGTCAGGTGACCGGATCCTCTTTCTCAACGGACTGGATATGAG GAACTGCTCCCACGACAAGGTGGTGTCCATGCTGCAGGGGAGTGGAGCAATGCCCACGCTGGTTGTGGAGGAAGGGCTCATCCCATTTGCTAGCG ACTCTGATTCTTTGGATTCCCCCAACCCATCATCAGCGCTCACCTCCCTGCAGTGGGTTGCAGAGATCCTACCGTCCAGCATTCGAGTCCAAGGACGGACCTTCAGCCAGCAGCTAGAGCATCTGCTCACACCTCCTGAGCGCTATGGGGTGTGCCGGGCCCTGGAGAGCTTCTTCCAGCACAG AAACATTGACACCCTCATTGTTGATGTCTACCCTGTTCTGGACACACCTGCCAAGCAGGTCCTTTGGCAGTTTATTTACCAGCTGCTGACCTATGAAGAGCAGGAGCTCTGTCAGGAGAAAATTGCATGCTTCCTGGGCTACTCAGCCATGACAG CAGAACCAGAGCCTGAACTGGACCTGGAGCCTGAGCCTGACCTGGAACCAGAGCctactcctgagctccagccacGGAGCTCCCTGAGAGGCTCCTCAATGTGCTGCCGCAGCCTTCGATCCCAGGGCATGGAAGCTGGCCTCAGCTGCG GTCCTGGTGACTGCCCTGAGATGCCTCTTCCTCTGATCCCAGGCGAGCGCCAGGCAGGTGATGGCACGTCCCTCCCTGAGACTCCCAACCCCAAAATG ATGTCAGCCGTCTATGCAGAGCTTGAGTCTCGTCTGAACAGCAGCTTCAAAGGGAAGATGGGAACTGTGTCCAAATCCCGGGCATCCCCACCAGGCCCCAGCCCGGCAGTCACTGCAG GACCCAGGATCCTATCCGGCATCTCGTGGCCCAGTGAGCAGCTCCTGCCCTCCCCCTGCTACCACCCGCTGTGCTCAGGGGCCCTGGCCTCCCCCAGCAGCTCCGAGTCCCACCCCTATGCCAGCCTGGACAGCAGCAGGGCACCTTCCCCACAGCCAGTCCCTGACAGCCCCCCCAGCCCAGACCCTGGCCGCCCACCCAGCCACAGGAAGCTCTTCACCTTCTCTCGGCCCATGCGAAGCCGAGATACGGATCGCTTCCTGGATGTGTTGAGTGAGCAGCTGGGTCCCCGAGTCACCATCGTGGATGATTTCTTGACCCCCGAGAATGACTACGAGGAG ATGAGTTTCCACGATGACCAGGGCAGCTTTATAACCAACGAACGGAGCAGCGCTAGCGACTGTGTCAGCAGCAGCGAGGAAGGCAGCTCCTTGACCTATTCCTCCATCTCTGAccacatccccccacccccactcagcCCCCCACCACCGCCACCCCTGCCTTTTCATGACCCCAAGCCCAGTTCTCGCCCCTCTGATGGGCCCCGGGGCCCCACTCAGGCACTGGCAAAGCCCCTTACCCAACTCAGTCACCCAgtccctccaccaccaccaccgcccTTGCCCCCACCCGTGCCCTGTGCACCTCCCTTACTATCTCGGGGCCTGGGTCACCGGCGCAGTGAGACCAGCCACATGAGTGTCAAGCGCTTGCGGTGGGAGCAGGTGGAGAATTCAGAAGGCACCATCTGGGGTCAG CTTGGGGAAGACTCTGACTACGATAAGCTGAGTGACATGGTGAAATACCTTGACCTGGAGCTCCACTTTGGCACCCAGAAACCTGCTA AGCCGATGCCCAGGCCCGAGCCCTTCAAGAAGAAGGAGGTGGTGGAGATCCTGTCCCATAAGAAGGCCTACAACACCT CCATCCTCCTGGCGCACTTGAAGCTGAGCCCAGCGGAGCTGCGGCAGGTGCTCATGAACATGGAGCCTGGGCGCCTGGAACCTGCGCATCTGGCGCAGCTGCTGCTCTTTGCACCTGACGCCGACGAGGAACAGCGCTACCAAGCCTTCCGCGAGGCGCCCGGTCGCCTCAGCGAGCCAGACCAGTTCGTCCTGCAG ATGCTTTCGGTTCCCGAATACAAGACCCGACTGCGCAGCCTCCACTTTCAGGCCACCCTTCAGGAAAAAACAGAGGAGATCAGAGGCAGCCTCGAGTGCTTGCGCCAGGCCTCCCATGAGCTCAAGAATAGCCGGAAGCTCGCCAAAATCTTGGAG TTTGTGTTGGCCATGGGAAACTATCTTAACGATGGACAGCCCAAAACCAACAAGACCACAGGCTTCAAGATCAATTTTTTGACAGAG CTGAACTCCACCAAGACGGTGGATGGGAAGTCCACCTTCCTGCACATCCTTGCCAAATCACTGAGCCAGCATTTCCCTGAACTCTTGGGCTTTGCTCAGGACCTGCCcactgtgcccttggctgccaaaG TGAACCAACGAGCATTGACCAGTGATCTGGCTGACCTCCACGGCACCATCAGTGAGATACAGGCCGCCTGCCAGAGCATGTCCCCCTCCAATGAGGACAAGTTTGCTGTCGTCATGGCA TCCTTCCTGGAGACAGCCCAGCCAGCACTTCGGGCACTGGATGGGCTGCAGCGTGAGGCCATGGAGGAGCTGAGCAAGGCACTGGCCTTCTTTGGGGAGGATTCTAAGGCGACTACCTCTGAAGCATTCTTTGGCATCTTCGCAGAGTTCATGAGCAAGTTTGAG CGAGCACTCAGCGACTTGCAGGCCGGAGAGGGCCCACGCAGCTCCGGGATGGTTTCTCCCCTGGCCTGGTGA